The following proteins are co-located in the Vigna angularis cultivar LongXiaoDou No.4 chromosome 2, ASM1680809v1, whole genome shotgun sequence genome:
- the LOC108328514 gene encoding protein NRT1/ PTR FAMILY 7.3, whose protein sequence is MPCFYFDKKEKMKGKTSRDDYVCTSDGAIDSRGHPALRKRTGTWVTGFLILVNQGLATLAFFGVGVNLVLFLTRVMGQDNADAANNVSKWTGTVYIFSLLGAFLSDSYWGRYVTCAIFQLIFVIGLVLLSLSSHIFLLKPSGCGDKELLCGSHSSYQTVFFYVSIYLVALGNGGYQPNIATFGADQFDEGDPKEQLSKVAFFSYFYLALNLGSLFSNTVLDYFEDKGQWTLGFWASTASAAIALILFLCGTRRYRYFKPVGNPLPRVAQVFVAAAKKWKVKVSVQDKLYEVEESSPNGRRKMLHTQGFRFLDKAAFATSKDLEQIEENKRSPWRLSTVTQVEEVKCVLRLLPIWLCTIMYSVVFAQMASLYVVQGDAMDTGIPGFNIPPASMSSFDILGVAFFIFVYRHALDPFVAKTMKSKLTELQRMGIGLVLAIMAMVSAGLVEKFRLKYAIKDCVKCDGSSSLSVFWQVPQYVLTGASEVFMYVPQLEFFNGQAPEGLKSFGSALCMTSISLGNYVSSLLVAIVMKISTKNDIPGWIPGNLNLGHLDRFFFLLAALTAADLVIYIALAKWYKYIKFEANQQLQDIKKENLQVIV, encoded by the exons TGAATCAAGGTCTTGCAACGTTGGCATTCTTTGGAGTGGGAGTGAATCTGGTTTTGTTTTTGACTCGAGTGATGGGTCAAGACAATGCTGATGCAGCAAACAACGTTAGCAAGTGGACTGGCACTGTTTACATCTTTTCTCTTCTTGGAGCCTTCCTCAGTGACTCTTACTGGGGAAGGTACGTCACCTGCGCCATCTTCCAACTCATTTTTGTCATC GGTTTGGTTTTGTTATCATTGTCATCTCACATATTCCTATTGAAGCCGAGTGGTTGTGGTGACAAAGAATTACTGTGTGGATCACACTCATCCTATCAAACGGTTTTCTTCTATGTTTCCATATACCTGGTTGCCTTGGGAAACGGAGGATATCAGCCTAACATAGCCACATTTGGGGCTGATCAATTCGATGAAGGGGATCCCAAGGAACAGCTTTCAAAAGTAGCATTTTTTAGCTACTTCTATTTGGCTTTGAACCTTGGCTCCCTCTTCTCAAACACCGTCTTGGATTATTTTGAGGATAAGGGACAGTGGACTTTGGGATTCTGGGCATCAACTGCATCTGCTGCTATTGCATTGATTTTGTTCCTTTGTGGCACACGAAGGTACAGATACTTTAAGCCTGTTGGAAACCCTCTACCTAGAGTTGCCCAAGTTTTTGTTGCTGCAGCAAAAAAATGGAAGGTCAAGGTATCAGTTCAAGATAAACTTTATGAGGTTGAAGAATCCTCACCCAATGGAAGGAGAAAAATGCTCCACACACAAGGATTTAG GTTCTTAGATAAAGCAGCATTTGCGACATCAAAAGATTTGGAGCAGATAGAGGAGAATAAACGCAGTCCATGGCGTCTATCGACTGTGACACAAGTAGAAGAAGTGAAATGCGTACTAAGACTACTCCCAATTTGGCTATGCACCATAATGTACTCGGTTGTTTTTGCTCAAATGGCATCACTCTATGTGGTGCAAGGAGATGCTATGGACACTGGAATTCCAGGTTTTAACATTCCTCCAGCGAGCATGTCCAGCTTCGACATATTAGGAGTGGCCTTTTTCATCTTCGTTTACAGGCACGCTCTTGACCCTTTTGTGGCGAAAACAATGAAATCCAAACTCACAGAGCTTCAAAGGATGGGAATTGGTCTGGTCCTTGCAATCATGGCCATGGTTTCAGCAGGGTTGGTGGAGAAATTCAGGCTGAAGTATGCAATAAAAGACTGTGTTAAATGCGATGGGTCGAGTTCATTGTCCGTATTTTGGCAAGTGCCACAATATGTACTCACAGGAGCATCAGAGGTTTTCATGTACGTGCCTCAGTTGGAGTTCTTCAACGGACAGGCACCGGAAGGATTGAAAAGCTTTGGCAGTGCACTGTGCATGACATCAATATCACTAGGAAACTACGTAAGTAGTTTGCTTGTTGCTATTGTCATGAAAATCTCTACCAAAAATGACATACCTGGATGGATACCAGGAAACCTAAACCTCGGACATTTGGACAGATTCTTCTTCCTCTTAGCAGCACTAACAGCTGCTGATCTTGTAATTTACATTGCATTGGCCAAGTGgtataaatatatcaaatttgaaGCAAACCAGCAATTACAAGACATCAAGAAGGAAAATCTTCAGGTTATAGTGTAG